One window of Nostoc sp. C052 genomic DNA carries:
- a CDS encoding glycoside hydrolase family 10 protein: protein MNRVVRRCFSYLLCLGLVVALTVFLPSSLPVYSQKTSPLTTEIRGVWLTNVASGVLFVPWGINRAINQLSALNFNTIYPVVWNRGHTFYKSAVAKMTTGSDTQPLLNFLHGGQDVLAKIVTLSKNKDMRVIPWFEYGFMTPHYSQLARRYPDWLTIGQEGINSIQDAPPEEIDNVLVSKQAWLNPLHPQVQEFIQSLILEVIRDYDVDGIQLDDHFGMPVQFGYDRFTIKLYQQEHQGKSPPIDPFNPEWMRWRADKITDFMAEIYQAIKAVKPKVKISLSPNYQAFAYKYYLQDWENWIKKGLVNELVLQVYRNDKNSFIAQLEQPSVKLAQSLIPVGIGISTGTVGNPVKMAQVREQVQAVRDRYFDGVSFFYWESLWGYIVPESPQQRRKAFFDMFNAKTVKLLQTKARGRRQEVGGKKYYEKL from the coding sequence ATGAATCGGGTTGTTCGCCGTTGTTTTTCTTACTTACTGTGTTTGGGATTAGTAGTTGCTTTAACAGTTTTTTTACCCTCTTCACTACCAGTTTATTCCCAAAAAACAAGTCCTTTAACTACAGAAATTCGCGGCGTTTGGCTCACTAATGTTGCTAGTGGTGTACTATTTGTCCCTTGGGGTATTAACCGTGCCATAAATCAGTTGTCGGCTCTCAATTTTAATACAATTTATCCTGTAGTTTGGAACCGAGGACATACTTTTTATAAAAGTGCCGTAGCCAAAATGACTACAGGCTCGGATACTCAACCTTTACTCAACTTTCTGCATGGTGGACAGGATGTTTTAGCAAAGATAGTAACACTTTCTAAAAATAAAGATATGAGAGTAATTCCCTGGTTTGAATATGGGTTCATGACTCCTCATTATTCACAATTAGCAAGGCGTTATCCCGATTGGTTAACAATTGGTCAAGAAGGTATCAACTCTATTCAAGATGCCCCACCAGAAGAAATTGACAATGTTTTGGTGAGCAAACAGGCTTGGTTAAATCCTTTACATCCACAAGTGCAAGAGTTTATTCAATCGCTAATATTAGAAGTCATCAGAGATTACGATGTGGATGGTATTCAGCTTGACGATCATTTTGGAATGCCTGTACAGTTTGGCTACGATCGCTTCACAATTAAACTCTATCAGCAAGAGCATCAAGGCAAAAGTCCCCCTATCGACCCTTTCAACCCAGAATGGATGCGTTGGCGAGCCGATAAAATTACTGATTTCATGGCGGAAATCTATCAAGCTATCAAGGCAGTCAAACCCAAAGTCAAAATATCTTTGTCTCCTAATTATCAAGCTTTTGCCTACAAATACTATTTGCAAGATTGGGAAAATTGGATAAAAAAAGGTTTAGTTAATGAGTTAGTTTTGCAGGTATATCGAAACGATAAAAACTCTTTTATCGCTCAACTAGAACAACCATCTGTGAAATTGGCTCAAAGTTTAATTCCTGTAGGTATTGGTATATCAACGGGAACGGTAGGTAATCCGGTGAAAATGGCACAAGTTAGAGAACAGGTTCAAGCAGTGCGCGATCGCTACTTTGATGGTGTATCCTTTTTCTACTGGGAGAGTCTTTGGGGTTACATTGTACCTGAATCACCCCAACAACGACGCAAAGCTTTTTTTGATATGTTTAATGCTAAAACTGTCAAACTATTACAAACAAAGGCACGAGGTAGGAGGCAGGAGGTAGGAGGAAAGAAATATTACGAGAAACTTTAG
- a CDS encoding ferredoxin — protein MPTYNVTLRIPEGEHAGEHVIEVPDDEYILEIANEEYHLDLPYSCNSGSCSTCTGKLISGTVNQDDQNFLDNEQIDQGWVLTCVAYPTSDCVIETHQEEALNA, from the coding sequence ATGCCAACTTACAACGTTACATTACGTATCCCAGAAGGTGAGCATGCAGGTGAACACGTAATTGAAGTCCCTGATGATGAGTACATCCTAGAGATCGCTAACGAAGAATATCACCTGGACTTGCCCTATTCCTGTAACTCTGGTTCTTGCTCTACCTGCACCGGGAAGCTGATTTCAGGTACCGTTAACCAAGACGATCAGAACTTCTTAGACAACGAGCAAATTGACCAGGGATGGGTTCTTACGTGCGTTGCATATCCTACTTCTGACTGTGTTATCGAAACCCATCAAGAAGAAGCGCTTAACGCTTAA
- a CDS encoding uroporphyrinogen-III synthase yields the protein MDTQSREINLLTPSSKLPLDGKRILVTAPRNYAYRLSEQIIKQGGLPIFMPTIETCYLSNYNQLDAALNHIDKFDWIVFTSRNGITAFFHRMNDLNIPISVVQKCHLCALGKDAESLLAFCGKVDLIPTEPSPAGIVAELAKIPQIQEKKVLIPAPEVVGLPEPDVVPNLIKDLQKLGIEITRVPTYITQGLDKSIYGVELNLIRQGIINVIAFSSTAEVESFLTMVNSQSDYQGCIIACFGPYTTANAQKLGMNVSIVSKDYSSFQGFAEAIAAFFTLTSNSH from the coding sequence ATGGACACCCAATCAAGAGAAATTAACTTGCTCACTCCATCTAGCAAATTACCTCTAGATGGCAAGAGAATTTTAGTAACAGCACCAAGAAACTATGCTTATAGGTTATCCGAACAAATCATCAAACAAGGTGGTTTACCTATTTTCATGCCTACTATCGAAACCTGCTATTTATCAAACTACAATCAGTTAGATGCTGCTCTAAACCACATAGACAAATTTGATTGGATTGTCTTTACAAGTAGAAACGGCATCACTGCATTTTTTCACCGCATGAATGATTTGAATATTCCTATATCTGTAGTGCAAAAATGTCACTTATGTGCTTTAGGAAAAGATGCAGAAAGCTTATTAGCTTTTTGTGGCAAGGTAGATTTAATCCCAACAGAACCTAGTCCAGCCGGAATTGTGGCTGAACTAGCGAAAATTCCGCAAATTCAAGAGAAAAAAGTCCTAATACCTGCTCCAGAAGTTGTTGGTTTACCTGAGCCTGATGTCGTACCCAATTTAATTAAGGATTTGCAGAAATTGGGTATAGAAATAACTCGCGTACCCACTTATATTACGCAGGGTTTAGACAAAAGTATCTATGGTGTGGAATTAAATCTGATACGTCAAGGAATTATCAATGTAATAGCCTTCAGTAGCACAGCAGAGGTAGAAAGCTTTTTGACAATGGTTAACTCACAAAGCGATTATCAAGGCTGTATTATTGCATGTTTCGGCCCTTATACAACTGCTAATGCTCAAAAGTTGGGTATGAATGTTTCGATCGTGTCTAAAGACTATAGTTCATTTCAGGGATTTGCTGAAGCGATCGCAGCATTTTTTACTCTCACTTCCAACTCACACTAA